In Helianthus annuus cultivar XRQ/B chromosome 3, HanXRQr2.0-SUNRISE, whole genome shotgun sequence, a single window of DNA contains:
- the LOC110931833 gene encoding uncharacterized protein LOC110931833 produces the protein MADAEENRILNEIGKPSLDGLPASINAPTIDNNNFEIKAGTKSMLQNAIQFYGKDHEDTSVHIAGFLEVCAMFRIRDASPDAIRLRLFSFSLRDRAKEWLLSLPAGSITTWNKLAEKFLQKYFPPEKTVRLRNKILNFRQDEDESLYEAWERLKELMRKVPHHGLPKWQQCQIFYHGLDSQGQMMVDTYSGGDIGTKNTTEAFEILEKCAVKNQTQQPLRGKSSRQGVHHVDDYTAMIACMDTLSSKFDRVMEMHSRGSSSGGAYQVGDFSTGEMSHEHVDFMGNQYCAQNNPYSNTYNPGWKNHPNFSWKPDASNQHPPGFAPRPTAPVHGAYGPPRPQQAPSSSDPSVHDMLSQILAGQNTQKAENEKRFREYDGRFTRHEKPNPNATAKAITLRSGKTAQAIPPAVPEKPVDDDEVDKEIEAESLGEVQQRRVPASTARPKEPVREYVPPIPYPGRLKKQKMEEHYGKELHINLPFVEALAQMPKYAKFLKDILSNKKKLEELSQVTLNEECSAVLQNKLPKKMNDPGSFTIPCLIGSLSVNNALADLGASINLMPYPVFTKLDLGESKPTRMSIQLADRSVKYP, from the exons ATGGCGGACGCGGAAGAGAATAGGATCTTGAATGAAATTGGAAAACCGTCACTCGATGGTTTACCTGCGAGCATCAATGCACCGACAATCGACAATAATAATTTCGAGATCAAGGCTGGCACTAAATCGATGTTGCAGAATGCGATACAGTTTTATGGCAAGGATCACGAGGATACTAGTGTCCACATCGCGGGGTTTCTAGAGGTTTGTGCCATGTTTAGGATTCGTGATGCATCACCGGATGCTATCCGCCTTCGGCTCTTCTCGTTTTCTTTACGGGATAGAGCCAAGGAGTGGCTTCTTTCACTTCCAGCTGGATCTATCACCACATGGAATAAATTAGCTGAGAAGTTCCTTCAGAAATATTTCCCTCCAGAGAAAACTGTTCGGTTGAGAAACAAGATTCTGAACTTTCGTCAGGACGAGGACGAGTCCCTTTACGAGGCATGGGAGCGTTTAAAAGAGCTTATGAGAAAGGTCCCACATCACGGGTTGCCCAAGTGGCAACAATGTCAGATCTTCTACCATGGTTTGGACAGTCAGGGACAGATGATGGTTGATACATACTCGGGTGGTGATATCGGCACGAAAAATACCACCGAGGCATTTGAGATTCTGGAAAAGTGTGCCGTGAAAAACCAGACGCAACAGCCCCTGAGGGGAAAGAGTTCTCGGCAGGGAGTTCATCATGTGGACGACTACACAGCCATGATAGCATGTATGGACACCTTATCTTCGAAATTTGATCGAGTGATGGAAATGCACTCGAGAGGTTCTTCGAGTGGGGGAGCATATCAGGTAGGTGATTTTTCGACGGGAGAGATGTCACACGAGCATGTTGATTTCATGGGAAACCAATACTGTGCTCAAAATAATCCCTACAGCAATACTTATAATCCGGGGTGGAAGAATCATCCAAATTTTAGTTGGAAGCCTGACGCTTCTAACCAGCATCCGCCTGGATTTGCTCCACGTCCCACAGCTCCAGTTCATGGAGCATATGGTCCACCTCGACCTCAGCAGGCACCTTCTTCTAGTGATCCCAGTGTGCATGATATGCTTAGTCAAATCTTAGCTGGTCAAAACACTCAAAAGGCAGAGAATGAGAAGCGCTTTAGGGAGTATGACGGCCGTTTCACGAGGCACGAGA AGCCTAATCCAAATGCTACTGCAAAGGCCATCACGTTGAGAAGCGGAAAGACCGCTCAAGCCATCCCTCCGGCTGTCCCAGAAAAGCCAGTCGATGACGATGAGGTTGATAAGGAGATTGAGGCTGAGTCTCTGGGTGAGGTGCAACAGAGGCGagtcccagcaagtaccgcacgacCCAAGGAGCCAGTGAGAGAGTATGTCCCTCCCATTCCATATCCGGGGAGGTTAAAGAAGCAAAAAATGGAAGAACACTATGGTAAGGAACTTCATATAAATTTACCATTTGTCGAGGCACTTGCTCAAATGCCTAAGTATGCCAAGTTTCTGAAGGATATCCTATCCAACAAAAAGAAACTTGAGGAGCTTTCGCAGGTGACCTTGAATGAGGAGTGTTCAGCGGTTCttcagaacaaactaccgaagaAGATGAATGATCCTGGGAGTTTCACTATCCCGTGTTTGATTGGTAGTTTGTCGGTCAACAATGCATTAGCTGATCTTGGAGCTAGCATAAACCTCATGCCATATCCGGTTTTTACTAAGCTAGACTTGGGAGAGTCCAAGCCGACTCGTATGAGCATTCAGCTAGCCGACCGTTCAGTGAAGTACCCTTGA
- the LOC110929408 gene encoding formin-like protein 11 — translation MEVGLKTIFIFLLLTTLALLFTAPNLQLSPATVLYHRTLIGFKTPHVNLSPAPAPLPLHSPPPAPAPAPVHHLHRHRLAPIPPPIGRDVRPGRRVLVALLVSAGAATLIISLFALLCMLWKKKSKNTKKVISDPVPKNFYLESLGTVLDPPPIYSFKQEQDSRESEQQQQQEADADNVQHNNHFIMMNSITNSGNLDCSTGGGVVASTEESLKFVEPVFFGSPIAQLQIHVESHDSSDDESFHSFCNSHDSSNPRISDASNTCDTLEPPTSTPPPPPPPPPPPPPSCLTPAKFKSKTVRFEKKHDACSGSNKTTPIPPPPMPPSPPKGSVQLPPPPPPPPQIGKDGTPLPKLKPLHWDKVRAASDRSMVWDKLRSSSFEFDEEMIESLFSYNLHNVNDEMKSKSPSPSKHVLEPKRLQNLTILLKALNVTAEQVCCALVRGNGLNLQQLEVLIKMEPTKEEEGKLIGYKGDMGSAETFVATILTIPYAFLRIEALLYRETFEDEVTHLRKTFSVLEEACKELRSSRLFLKLLEAVLKTGNRMNVGTIRGGAKAFKLDALLKLADIKGTDGKTTLLHFVVQEIVRSEGVRVSESIIGKINQKGQQRNTLQREEDYRNMGLELVAGLSTELCNVKKTATIDFDVIASSVSNLSQGMDRLQRLVSQDLLHKENTCSFGESMKSFMNYSVKHLKELEEEERKVLELVKEITEYFHGSMSKDDANPLRIFVTVRDFLAMLDLVCRELRRSKVFGHPNSIAPFQ, via the exons ATGGAGGTTGGTTTAAAGACCATCTTCATCTTCCTCCTCCTCACTACCCTTGCATTATTATTCACAGCCCCAAATCTACAACTTTCACCCGCAACAGTGCTCTATCACAGAACTCTAATTGGGTTCAAAACACCACATGTCAATCTCTCACCGGCACCCGCACCTTTGCCACTACATTCTCCACCTCCAGCTCCAGCTCCAGCTCCAGTTCATCATCTCCATAGGCATCGTTTGGCACCGATTCCACCGCCCATTGGGCGTGATGTTCGaccaggaagaagagttcttgtTGCGCTTCTGGTGTCTGCTGGTGCTGCTACATTGATTATTAGTCTCTTTGCTCTATTATGTATGCTTTGGAAGAAAAAATCCAAGAATACGAAAAAGGTAATATCCGATCCAGTTCCAAAGAATTTTTATCTCGAATCCTTAGGAACTGTCTTGGACCCGCCCCCGATTTACAGCTTCAAACAAGAACAAGATTCTCgtgaatcagaacaacaacaacaacaggaaGCAGATGCTGACAATGTACAACATAATAATCATTTTATTATGATGAATAGTATAACAAATTCAGGAAATCTGGATTGTTCTACTGGTGGTGGTGTAGTAGCATCAACTGAAGAATCATTGAAGTTTGTTGAGCCAGTTTTTTTTGGTTCTCCAATTGCTCAACTTCAAATTCATGTGGAGTCACATGATTCATCTGATGATGAATCTTTTCATTCTTTTTGTAACTCGCATGATTCCTCTAATCCAAGAATATCGGATGCTTCAAATACTTGTGACACATTAGAGCCACCAACATCAactccaccaccaccgccgccgccacctcCGCCGCCTCCACCATCGTGTCTTACTCCCGCCAAATTTAAGTCCAAAACAGTCCGTTTTGAGAAGAAACATGATGCTTGTTCTGGATCAAACAAAACCACCCCTATACCTCCACCACCAATGCCACCATCGCCTCCCAAAGGAAGTGTGCAGCTtccgccgccaccaccgccaccaccgcagATCGGGAAAGATGGAACTCCGCTGCCGAAACTGAAGCCGCTTCATTGGGATAAAGTACGGGCTGCATCGGACCGATCTATGGTGTGGGACAAGCTGAGATCAAGCTCATTCGA GTTTGATGAGGAGATGATCGAGTCGCTTTTTAGTTACAATCTACATAATGTTAATGATGAAATGAAAAGCAAAAGCCCGTCTCCTAGTAAGCATGTTCTCGAGCCTAAACGACTTCAGAACCTTACGATTTTGTTGAAAGCTCTCAATGTCACTGCCGAACAAGTTTGTTGTGCGCTAGTGCGAG GAAATGGACTTAATTTACAGCAGCTAGAGGTACTCATAAAGATGGAACCCACTAAAGAAGAAGAAGGTAAGCTAATCGGGTATAAAGGTGACATGGGTTCCGCCGAGACATTCGTTGCCACGATCCTTACGATACCATATGCGTTCCTAAGAATCGAAGCATTGCTTTACCGAGAAACGTTTGAAGACGAAGTGACTCATCTCCGgaaaacattctcagttctagaG GAGGCATGCAAGGAACTGCGATCGAGTAGGCTATTCCTAAAGCTACTGGAGGCAGTACTGAAAACCGGAAACCGGATGAATGTTGGTACAATACGGGGAGGAGCAAAAGCATTCAAGCTCGACGCATTACTTAAACTAGCTGATATCAAAGGAACTGATGGAAAAACAACATTACTCCACTTTGTAGTCCAAGAAATCGTTCGTTCAGAAGGCGTTAGAGTATCTGAGAGCATCATTGGGAAGATCAATCAAAAGGGTCAGCAAAGAAACACCCTACAAAGAGAAGAGGACTATAGAAACATGGGGTTGGAACTTGTGGCTGGCCTGAGTACAGAGTTATGCAATGTGAAGAAAACTGCCACCATAGACTTTGATGTAATCGCGAGCTCAGTTTCTAATTTATCTCAAGGGATGGATAGATTGCAAAGATTGGTGAGCCAAGATTTGTTGCACAAAGAAAACACTTGTAGTTTTGGGGAATCTATGAAATCTTTCATGAACTACTCGGTAAAACATCTCAAGGAGTTGGAGGAAGAAGAACGCAAAGTGTTAGAACTTGTGAAAGAGATTACCGAGTACTTTCATGGAAGTATGAGTAAAGATGATGCGAATCCACTTCGTATTTTCGTGACTGTTAGAGATTTTTTGGCAATGTTAGATCTTGTGTGTAGAGAGTTGAGGAGATCAAAAGTTTTTGGTCACCCCAACTCTATTGCACCCTTTCAATAG